In Salvelinus alpinus chromosome 30, SLU_Salpinus.1, whole genome shotgun sequence, a single genomic region encodes these proteins:
- the LOC139560025 gene encoding dynein beta chain, ciliary-like, with protein sequence MKAPVSPGCDSAMAEGGSSSTSGGVRVPQDTKTGAALADERVDFLREQAYHSRVVSKLDDVVGIVLGHGVVGEQGVQEGTKHTPLWFSHVEGQHGAFCVLRVKTDKWNRFIGAEENQRILLDFLDHVWSDRLLLFTGPGGTLHAGDAQTSAPWKTKLMCVLKKGVLRITMQGFRTQLWLGEVSGHPMEHMPLLISEVLVSVLSNSLNHGGWPRVVSEDIHRHLEQLRSKVVTLRGRAEGRTLLPLPLCVERAQPQDILLSSNGWPIDRALLYSIETLVIQWSGQIWTVLKRDSSMVLQQGDHPGPSAELHFWACQRGNLLGVHSQIMNPKVEQIMEILRRINSSYYASFHDICLKVNQAVLEAEDIDLYLRPLRRLISCFEEGSFNKTEMLLPPLFHTLCLIWSRSQYYCRPPRMVLLLQEFCNLLIEKAFAYLIPEELFKMELEEGVERVQMAISVLRSFKRLFHTHRQRIPQYYRSGETVKQWDFPSTLVFHRADHVLGRLLMIEELFASALDFLKLEKVELGGSRGKILSEMVFSMNEEFHDSWRTLRESKYDPLDYTKEDFLVDYRRFMEQNRDFDQRLGTVLNLAFQHSKGLESAFKLLQIFGTLLERPRINQLFSPNYSTLLGMFNTEIDHCQLILDQQRERLRSGCEVLSKNMPPVAGNLKWSQELRDRILTNRSNLNHLIRMPLGSAEAEQVLQKCERVLEVLDQHDEELFSVWTEGLEELCNTHLQEPLLTLDQETGLFQVNFSPALTSVLREVKYLSMLKNHSIPKAALHLYSKRETLYMYTQTLALITQWYNRLHSTILAVELGLVKEEMGGTRRQLKPALQELTWSRDDLLDYVQTTRDLVQDVSCRVQSSKANVEAIQALMGKFSHQAFITRKTRGSTLLILTDMEESISKQYTLITNTGEQIHTLLKENLALLGVSAPDCAEWRSYTDYVDRMVLAGFSSAVRCSLQYLIENTDPALRIAPLFEVQLVLNANEMTFEPSLDISHQGNFYDIIDKMVGDISKMASFIPRVAKHKQMDNYQSDIDRMADLSELGQVIRGRARSTISQVREYQVSFSSYRYLWTDDRSEFMRQFLLYGHVLSTEEAELYADYELAKNPPTLDNFKEQISLFESLYVRVSKLEDRRVFCGWLQLDIKPFKLALTNIIKRWSWMFKEHLLNHVNQSVSDLALFVQNTSCGLSNKVSDGDYAGLVDIMGHLMAIRDRQISADQHFKPLKSTTDLLKTYGQQLPGSVYTQLEELPEKWKSLKKVAFTVKHEVAPLQSNEVSVIRRKCVRFEIKQHEFREQFRSEVIFRIDVEEPYKLIDKSNRVVAVLEAEMRKLQDTADLFEVSFPDYKQLRQCRSDIILVKAVWDMVIFVKTSIEDWTKTPWKEINVEQMDMELRRFAKEMKTLDKEVRVWDVYLGLESTVKNLLTSLRAVNELQNPAVRERHWQQLMNTTGVRFVMWEGTTLGDLLELQLHRVEDEVKNIVDKAVKEMAIEKVLAEITQTWSVMALSYEKHPSIETPLLKSDENLIETLEDNQVQLQNILMSKYVEYFQAEVSGWQRRLMVADLVISSWMSVQRTWAHLNSIFTNSHDIRSQLAHDAESFQGIHSDFQRWKVAEVQRCLSHHETPRNSFF encoded by the exons ATGAAGGCTCCTGTTTCACCTGGCTGTGACAG CGCCATGGCCGAGGGCGGCAGCAGCAGCACTAGTGGAGGGGTGCGTGTTCCCCAGGACACCAAGACAGGAGCTGCGTTGGCAGATGAGAGGGTGGACTTTCTCCGGGAGCAG gcctaccacagtcgtgttgtcagcaaacttgatgatgttgTTGGAATCGTACTAGGCCacggagtcgtgggtgaacagggagtacaggaggggactaagcacacacccctgtggttctcccatgttgagggtcagcatggc GCGTTTTGTGTTCTCCGGGTGAAGACTGACAAGTGGAATCGTTTCATTGGGGCGGAGGAGAACCAGAGGATTCTACTGGATTTCCTGGACCATGTCTGGAGTGACCGACTACTGCTCTTCACTGGTCCTGGGGGAACACTACAcgctggagacgcacag ACGTCAGCCCCCTGGAAGACCAAGCTGATGTGCGTGCTGAAGAAGGGGGTCCTGAGGATCACCATGCAGGGCTTCAGGACTCAGCTGTGGCTGGGGGAGGTCTCCGGACACCCCATGGAGCACATGCCGCTCCTCATCTCCGAG GTCCTGGTGTCAGTGTTATCTAACTCTCTGAACCACGGCGGTTGGCCTCGGGTGGTGTCTGAGGACATACACAGACACCTGGAGCAGCTGAGGAGCAAAGTGGTCACTCTGAGAGGCAGGGCAGAGGGACGCACCCTGCTGCCCCTACCACTGTGTGTGGAGAGAGCTCAGCCACAGGACATACTGCTCAG cTCTAATGGCTGGCCGATAGACCGGGCTCTGCTGTACTCCATAGAGACCCTGGTGATCCAGTGGTCCGGTCAGATCTGGACCGTCCTGAAGAGGGATTCCAGCATGGTGCTGCAGCAGGGGGACCACCCGGGCCCCAGCGCGGAGCTCCACTTCTGGGCCTGTCAGAGAGGCAACCTGCTAGGCGTCCATTCACAG ATCATGAACCCTAAGGTGGAACAGATCATGGAGATTCTGAGGAGGATCAATAGCAGTTACTACGCCTCCTTCCACGACATCTGCCTCAAAGTCAACCAGG CGGTTTTAGAGGCTGAGGATATAGACCTCTACCTGAGACCACTGAGGAGACTGATCAGTTGTTTTGAGGAGGGGAGTTTCAACAAGACAGAGATGCTGTTACCCCCTCTCTTCCACACTCTGTGTCTCATCTGGAGCCGCTCGCAATACTACTGCCGCCCCCCACGCATGGTGCTCCTACTGCAGGAGTTCTGCAATTTACTCATCGAGAAG GCGTTTGCGTATCTGATCCCAGAGGAGCTGTTTAAGATGGAACTGGAAGAAGGAGTGGAGAGGGTTCAGATGGCCATCAGTGTTCTGCGGAGCTTCAAGCGCCTGTTCCACACACACCGCCAGCGCATCCCTCAGTACTACCGCAGCGGGGAGACTGTCAAACAATGGGACTTCCCTTCCACTCTGGTCTTCCACAGGGCTGACCACGTACTGGGCAGGCTGCTCATGATCGAG GAGCTGTTTGCATCTGCACTGGACTTCCTGAAGCTGGAGAAGGTTGAGTTGGGAGGGTCGAGGGGAAAGATCCTGAGTGAGATGGTGTTCAGTATGAACGAGGAGTTCCACGACAGCTGGAGAACTCTGAGGGAGAGCAAATACGACCCGCTGGACTACACTAAAGAG GACTTCCTAGTGGACTACAGGCGTTTCATGGAGCAGAACAGAGACTTTGACCAGAGGCTGGGGACCGTTCTCAACCTGGCCTTCCAACACTCTAAAGGCCTGGAGTCTGCCTTCAAG ctcctccagaTCTTTGGCACCCTCTTAGAGAGACCCAGGATCAACCAGCTGTTCTCCCCAAACTACAGCACCCTGCTGGGCATGTTCAACACTGAGATAGACCACTGCCAGCTCATACTGGACCAGCAGAGAGAGCGG TTGCGGTCGGGCTGTGAGGTCCTGAGTAAGAACATGCCACCGGTCGCTGGCAACCTGAAGTGGTCTCAGGAGCTACGAGACCGCATCCTGACTAACCGCAGCAACCTCAACCATCTCATACGCAT GCCACTGGGTTCTGCCGAGGCGGAGCAGGTTCTCCAGAAGTGTGAGAGGGTTCTAGAGGTTCTAGACCAGCACGATGAGGAGCTGTTCTCTGTGTGGACGGAGGGGTTGGAGGAACTGTGCAACACACACCTCCAGGAACCACTACTCACACTGGATCAAGAGACAGGACTGTTCCAGGTCAACTTCAGCCCTGCA CTGACCTCAGTGCTGAGGGAGGTGAAGTATCTGAGCATGTTGAAGAACCACAGCATCCCTAAAGCTGCTCTACACCTCTACTCCAAACGAGAGACACTCTATATG TACACCCAGACCTTGGCCCTGATAACCCAGTGGTACAATCGGCTGCACAGCACCATCCTGGCTGTGGAGCTGGGATTGGTTAAGGAGGAGATGGGCGGGACCAGACGGCAGCTAAAGCCCGCTCTCCAAGAACTGACCTGGAGTAGGGATGACCTGTTGGACTATGTCCAGACCACACGAGACCTGgtgcag GACGTGTCCTGTAGGGTCCAGTCCAGTAAGGCTAATGTTGAGGCCATTCAGGCTCTGATGGGGAAGTTCAGTCACCAGGCCTTCATCACCAGGAAGACCAGGGGTTCTACCCTCCTCATCCTCACTGACATGGAGGAGAGCATCAGCAAACAGTACACACTTATCACCAACACAGGGGAGCAGATACACACACTGCTAAAG gagaaCCTTGCTCTGTTGGGAGTGTCAGCCCCAGACTGTGCCGAGTGGAGGTCCTACACTGACTATGTTGACCGCATGGTTCTAGCAGGGTTCTCCAGTGCGGTACGCTGTTCCCTACAGTACCTGATTGAGAACACTGACCCAGCCCTTCGCATCGCCCCGCTCTTCGAGGTCCAGCTGGTCCTCAACGCCAACGAGATGACCTTCGAACCCTCGCTGGACATCAGTCACCAGGGAAACTTCTACGACATCATCGACAAGATGGTGGGCGATATCTCTAAGATGGCATCGTTCATACCCCGCGTGGCCAAGCATAAACAGATGGACAACTATCAG TCTGACATAGACAGGATGGCCGACCTGTCAGAGCTGGGCCAGGTCATCAGAGGCCGTGCCCGATCGACTATTTCTCAGGTCAGAGAGTACCAGGTGTCATTCTCCAGCTACCGCTACCTCTGGACAGATGACAG GTCAGAGTTCATGAGACAGTTCCTGCTGTATGGTCATGTCCTGAGCACAGAGGAGGCTGAGCTCTACGCAGACTATGAACTGGCCAAGAACCCACCCACACTGGACAACTTTAAAGAACAG ATCAGCCTGTTTGAGTCTCTATACGTGCGGGTCAGTAAGCTGGAGGACAGGAGagtgttctgtggctggctgcagCTGGACATCAAGCCCTTCAAACTGGCCCTGACAAACATCATCAAGAGGTGGAGCTGGATGTTCAAAGAGCACCTACTCAACCATGTCAATcagag tgtGAGCGACCTGGCGTTGTTTGTCCAGAACACATCTTGTGGTCTGTCTAATAAGGTCTCAGACGGGGACTATGCTGGTCTGGTGGACATTATGGGTCATCTGATGGCCATACGGGACAGACAGATCAGTGCTGACCAACACTTCAAACCACTCAAGTCCACCACTGATCTACTCAAGACCTATGGACAGCAGCTACCAGGAAGTGTCTATACACAGCTGGAG GAGCTGCCTGAGAAGTGGAAGAGTCTGAAAAAGGTCGCATTTACAGTGAAACACGAGGTGGCCCCACTGCAGTCCAACGAGGTCTCCGTCATACGTAGGAAGTGTGTCCGCTTTGAG ATCAAGCAGCATGAGTTCAGAGAGCAGTTTCGCTCGGAGGTCATCTTCAGAATAGACGTGGAGGAGCCTTATAAGCTGATTGACAAG TCTAAccgtgttgtagcagtgttggaGGCAGAGATGCGTAAGCTCCAGGACACAGCTGATCTGTTCGAGGTCAGTTTCCCTGACTACAAGCAGCTCCGCCAGTGTCGCTCTGACATCATCCTGGTCAAAGCCGTCTGGGACATGGTCATCTTCGTCAAG ACCAGTATAGAGGACTGGACTAAGACCCCGTGGAAAGAGATTAACGTGGAGCAGATGGACATGGAGCTGAGGAGATTTGCTAAG gaGATGAAGACCCTGGATAAGGAGGTGCGTGTGTGGGATGTGTATCTGGGTCTGGAGTCAACGGTGAAGAACCTGCTGACGTCTCTACGAGCGGTCAATGAGCTGCAGAACCCTgctgtcagagagagacactggcaACAACTCATGAACACCACCGGG GTGCGGTTTGTGATGTGGGAGGGGACCACTCTGGGAGACCTACTGGAGCTGCAGCTCCACAGGGTGGAGGACGAGGTCAAAAACATAGTGGACAAGGCAGTCAAAGAGATGGCCATAGAGAAGGTGCTAGCTGAGATTACTCAGACGTGGAGTGTGATGGCGTTGTCTTATGAGAAGCACCCCAGTATAGAAACTCCACTGCTCAAGTCGGACGAAAACCTGATTGAGACGCTGGAAGACAACCAg GTGCAGCTGCAAAACATCCTGATGAGTAAGTATGTGGAGTACTTCCAGGCGGAGGTGAGTGGCTGGCAGAGGAGGCTAATGGTGGCAGACCTGGTCATCTCCTCCTGGATGTCTGTCCAGAGGACCTGGGCCCACCTCAACAGCATCTTCACCAACAGCCACGACATACGCTCTCAACTAGCCCACGATGCTGAGAGCTTCCAGGGCATACACTCTGACTTCCAG cggtggaaggtggccgaggtacagcggtgtttgtcacaCCATGAGACACCCCGAAACTCGTTCTTCTAG
- the LOC139560026 gene encoding dynein axonemal heavy chain 11-like: MTEVVQTRNVVEVTNQPGFLEKLEALQQRLSVCEKALAEYLETKRLTFPRFYFVSATDLLEIVSKGTQPKQVTRHLLKLFDNVADLRFRDSEKAGEEEGGEKKAGEEEEGEAVAIGMYSREGEYVPFSEPCICQGQAECWLSELERTMRSTVQREIQEAVAAYEDKPRDQWLFDYPAQVGLTGSQVWWATDVGIAFERVEEGFETALKDYNRKQITQLNSLIHMLLGDLTPGDRQKIMTLCTIDVHARDVVAKLIAQKVTTGQAFAWLSQLRHRWDDVTRHCYINICDAQFQFSYEYLGNTNRLVITPLTDRCYITLTQSLHLTMSGAPSGPAGTGKTETTKDLGRSLGIMVYVFNCSEQMDYKSIGNIYKGLAQTGVWGCFDEFNRISVEVLSVVAVQVKTIQDAIRNKRQRFHFLGEEIELRPTVGIFITLNPGYAGRTELPENLKALFRPCAMVIPDYELICEIMLVAEGFIDARLLARKFISLYTLCKELLSKQVQTNKQTNKYTKKHSNTV; this comes from the exons ATGACAGAGGTTGTCCAGACCCGTAACGTGGTGGAGGTCACCAACCAACCCGGCTTCCTGGAGAAACTAGAGGCTCTGCAGcaaag GCTGTCAGTGTGTGAGAAGGCCCTGGCTGAGTACCTGGAAACCAAAAGACTGACGTTCCCTCGGTTCTACTTTGTCTCTGCTACAGACCTACTGGAGATCGTCTCCAAGGGAACACAGCCCAAACAG GTTACCAGGCACCTGTTGAAGCTGTTTGATAATGTGGCGGACCTTCGCTTCCGAGACTCAGAGAAagcgggagaggaggagggaggagaaaagaaagcgggagaggaggaggagggggaggcagtTGCCATAGGAATGTACAGTAGAGAAGGGGAGTACGTACCCTTCTCCGAACCCTGCATCTGCCAAGGACAG GCAGAGTGCTGGCTGAGTGAACTGGAGCGGACTATGCGCTCTACTGTCCAGAGGGAGATCCAAGAAGCGGTCGCTGCTTATGAGGACAAACCCAGAGACCAGTGGCTGTTTGACTATCcagcacag GTTGGTCTGACTGGCAGCCAGGTGTGGTGGGCGACAGACGTGGGCATCGCCtttgagagggtggaggagggcttTGAGACTGCCCTGAAAGACTACAACAGAAagcag ATCACCCAGCTGAACTCCCTGATCCATATGCTCCTGGGAGACCTGACTCCAGGTGACAGACAGAAGATCATGACCTTGTGCACCATCGACGTGCACGCTCGCGACGTGGTCGCCAAACTCATAGCACAGAAG GTGACAACGGGACAGGCGTTTGCATGGCTGTCCCAGCTGCGCCATCGTTGGGATGACGTGACGAGACACTGTTACATCAACATCTGTGATGCTCAGTTCCAGTTCTCATATGAGTACCTGGGCAATACCAACAGACTGGTCATCACTCCACTCActgacag GTGTTACATCACTCTGACCCAGTCTCTCCACCTGACGATGAGTGGCGCCCCCTCTGGTCCAGCAGGCACTGGGAAGACTGAAACCACCAAGGACCTGGGCCGCTCCTTAGGCATCATGGTCTATGTATTCAACTGCTCCGAACAGATGGACTACAAG TCCATAGGGAACATCTATAAAGGTCTGGCCCAGACGGGTGTGTGGGGCTGTTTTGATGAGTTCAACAGGATCTCCGTGGAGGTGCTATCTGTGGTGGCAGTACAGGTCAAAACCATACAGGACGCCATCAGGAACAAGAGACAGAG GTTCCATTTCCTGGGTGAGGAGATCGAGCTGAGGCCCACCGTAGGGATTTTTATCACTCTGAACCCAGGCTACGCTGGGAGAACGGAACTACCGGAGAACCTCAAGGCCTTGTTCAg GCCGTGTGCGATGGTGATTCCTGACTATGAGTTGATCTGTGAGATCATGCTGGTTGCTGAGGGATTCATCGATGCTCGCCTACTCGCACGCAAGTTCATCAGCCTGTACACACTCTGCAAGGAGCTGCTCTCTAAACaggtacaaacaaacaaacaaacaaacaaatacacaAAGAAACACTCTAATACTGTGTAA